The Ensifer adhaerens genome contains a region encoding:
- the dnaA gene encoding chromosomal replication initiator protein DnaA, with protein MRHDALFERVSARLKAQVGPDVFASWFGRLKLHSVSKSVVRLSVPTTFLKSWINNRYLDLITSIFQQEDGEIMKIEILVRTATRGARPTTQEEALPQAAEASPAQPARRPAAAQPVATVAAATVASMQRPTQAPLFGSPLDQRYNFENFVEGSSNRVALAAARTIAEAGAGAVRFNPLFIHSSVGLGKTHLLQAIAIQALQSARAPRVVYLTAEYFMWRFATAIRDNDALSLKESLRNIDLLIIDDMQFLQGKSIQHEFCHLLNMLLDSAKQVVVAADRAPWELESLDSRVRSRLQGGVAIEMDGPDYDMRLEMLKRRLDTARQDDGSLDIPGEILSHVARNVTASGRELEGAFNQLLFRRSFEPQLSLERVDELLGHLVNAGEPRRVRIEDIQRVVAKHYNVSRQELVSNRRTRVIVKPRQIAMYLSKTLTPRSFPEIGRRFGGRDHTTVLHAVRKIEELISGDTKLSHEIELLKRLINE; from the coding sequence ATGAGGCACGACGCACTGTTCGAGCGGGTAAGTGCGCGTCTCAAAGCTCAAGTCGGTCCGGATGTCTTTGCAAGCTGGTTTGGGCGTCTGAAGCTCCATTCCGTATCCAAGAGCGTTGTGCGCCTTTCGGTGCCGACCACGTTCCTGAAGTCCTGGATCAACAACCGTTATCTTGACCTCATCACCTCGATCTTCCAGCAGGAAGACGGCGAGATCATGAAGATCGAGATCCTGGTGCGCACGGCAACCCGTGGCGCCCGTCCGACCACCCAGGAAGAAGCGCTGCCGCAGGCGGCAGAAGCATCTCCGGCTCAGCCCGCGCGCCGTCCGGCCGCAGCCCAGCCGGTGGCAACCGTTGCCGCGGCGACTGTCGCAAGCATGCAGAGGCCGACCCAGGCGCCGCTCTTCGGCTCGCCGCTCGACCAGCGCTACAATTTCGAAAACTTCGTCGAGGGTTCCTCGAACCGCGTGGCGCTTGCCGCCGCCCGGACGATTGCGGAAGCCGGCGCCGGTGCGGTGCGGTTCAACCCGCTCTTCATCCATTCGAGCGTCGGTCTCGGCAAGACGCACCTTCTGCAGGCGATTGCCATCCAGGCGCTGCAGAGCGCGCGTGCGCCGCGCGTCGTCTACCTGACGGCCGAATACTTCATGTGGCGTTTCGCCACCGCGATCCGCGACAACGACGCACTGTCCTTGAAGGAGTCGCTGCGCAACATCGATCTCCTGATCATCGACGACATGCAGTTCCTGCAGGGCAAGTCGATCCAGCATGAGTTCTGCCACCTGCTGAACATGCTGCTCGATTCCGCCAAGCAGGTCGTCGTCGCAGCCGACCGCGCACCGTGGGAACTGGAATCGCTCGACAGCCGCGTTCGTTCGCGTCTCCAGGGCGGCGTCGCCATCGAGATGGACGGCCCGGACTACGACATGCGCCTGGAAATGCTGAAGCGCCGCCTGGACACGGCCCGTCAGGACGACGGTTCGCTCGACATTCCCGGCGAGATCCTGAGCCACGTGGCACGCAACGTGACCGCCAGCGGCCGCGAACTGGAAGGTGCCTTCAACCAGCTCCTGTTCCGCCGCTCCTTCGAGCCGCAGCTCTCGCTCGAGCGCGTCGATGAATTGCTCGGCCACCTCGTCAACGCCGGCGAACCCCGCCGCGTGCGCATCGAGGACATCCAGCGCGTCGTCGCCAAGCACTACAACGTCTCGCGCCAGGAGCTCGTCTCCAACCGCCGCACCCGTGTCATCGTCAAGCCGCGCCAGATCGCGATGTATCTGTCGAAGACGCTGACGCCGCGCTCCTTCCCGGAGATCGGCCGTCGCTTCGGCGGACGCGACCACACGACCGTGCTGCACGCCGTGCGCAAGATCGAGGAGTTGATCTCGGGCGACACCAAGCTCAGCCATGAGATCGAGCTGCTGAAGCGCCTGATCAACGAATAG
- the gcvA gene encoding transcriptional regulator GcvA, whose protein sequence is MSTYLPSLASLRAFEATARHLSVTKAAQELNVTPGAVSLQVRELEQALAVTLFERRPRQLALTEDGSTYFATLRRAFRMMREATEELTARKRAPVLTVSCTPTFAAQWLVPRIGAFELQVPGIDVRISTTNRLTDFNSDGVDIAIRHGLGRYDGLVSERLIDDDPVPVLHPALRARNPLDMPGDLAAHVLLHDVHRQDWRLWLDAAGADGVDAGRGPVFVNSNGAIEAAKAGDGVALVRLSLVTRELAEGVLEAPFPEGVMTGLAYHLVYPPAALDRPPVTAFRAWIIEQARAEQGVGNAVTKRPPRPALKAVR, encoded by the coding sequence ATGTCGACATACCTTCCTTCGCTTGCCTCGCTTCGCGCCTTCGAGGCCACCGCGCGACATCTAAGCGTTACCAAGGCCGCGCAAGAACTGAACGTGACGCCTGGCGCCGTCAGCCTGCAGGTGCGCGAACTGGAGCAGGCGTTAGCAGTGACGCTGTTTGAGCGCCGGCCGAGACAGTTGGCGCTGACGGAGGACGGCAGCACCTATTTCGCAACGCTCAGGCGCGCGTTCCGAATGATGCGCGAGGCGACCGAGGAACTGACGGCGCGCAAGCGTGCGCCGGTGCTGACGGTCAGCTGCACGCCCACCTTTGCCGCGCAGTGGCTGGTGCCGCGCATCGGCGCCTTCGAGTTACAGGTGCCCGGCATCGACGTGCGCATCAGCACCACCAATCGGCTGACCGACTTCAACAGCGATGGGGTCGACATCGCCATCCGTCATGGGCTTGGTCGCTATGACGGTCTTGTGAGCGAACGATTGATCGATGACGACCCGGTGCCGGTCCTTCACCCGGCACTACGCGCCAGGAACCCACTCGACATGCCGGGTGACCTTGCCGCGCATGTGCTCTTGCACGACGTCCACCGTCAGGATTGGAGGCTGTGGCTGGATGCGGCGGGCGCCGACGGGGTGGACGCCGGGCGAGGGCCGGTCTTCGTCAACAGCAACGGCGCGATCGAGGCGGCCAAGGCCGGCGACGGCGTTGCATTGGTGCGCCTGTCGCTGGTCACGCGCGAGCTTGCGGAGGGTGTGCTGGAAGCCCCCTTCCCTGAGGGCGTGATGACCGGGCTTGCCTACCATCTCGTCTACCCGCCGGCCGCACTCGACCGCCCGCCGGTCACGGCCTTTCGCGCCTGGATCATCGAACAGGCACGAGCCGAGCAGGGTGTGGGGAATGCGGTGACGAAGCGTCCGCCACGGCCGGCACTGAAAGCGGTCCGGTAA
- a CDS encoding DMT family transporter, which translates to MTQATQAKVMGAREWGMLILLSILWGGSFFFIGVAVKALPPVTIVALRVSLAALALLAFVRLMGLSMPRDPRVWLAFFGMGLLNNLIPFSLIVWGQTHIASGLASILNATTPLFGVIVAHLLTDDEKLTANRFAGVVVGFLGVAMMIGPAALGGLGSNLLAQVAVLGAALSYALAGVFARRFKRMGVVPIVTATGQVSAASIMLVPLSLLIDHPWTLPIPGFDVWAAIVGIALISTALAYVLFFRILETAGVTNLMLVTFLIPVSAILLGALFLGETLELKHFLGMTLIAAGLAAIDGRLLRLFSRPAIDTKLECRDNA; encoded by the coding sequence ATGACACAAGCAACGCAGGCCAAGGTCATGGGCGCCCGGGAATGGGGCATGTTGATCCTGCTCTCCATTCTGTGGGGCGGCTCCTTCTTCTTCATCGGCGTCGCCGTCAAGGCGTTGCCTCCGGTCACGATCGTGGCGCTCCGCGTCAGTCTCGCGGCGCTCGCGCTGCTCGCCTTCGTTCGACTGATGGGACTGTCGATGCCGCGCGACCCGCGCGTGTGGTTGGCTTTCTTCGGGATGGGGCTGCTCAACAATCTCATCCCCTTCTCGCTGATCGTCTGGGGGCAGACGCATATCGCAAGCGGCCTTGCCTCGATCCTCAACGCCACCACGCCGCTGTTCGGCGTGATCGTCGCGCATCTCCTGACCGATGACGAGAAGCTGACAGCCAACCGGTTTGCAGGCGTCGTCGTCGGCTTCCTCGGGGTTGCGATGATGATTGGCCCGGCAGCGCTCGGTGGGCTCGGTTCGAACCTGCTTGCCCAGGTCGCCGTGCTCGGCGCAGCGCTCTCCTATGCGCTCGCCGGTGTCTTTGCCCGCCGCTTCAAGCGCATGGGCGTGGTGCCGATCGTGACTGCGACCGGTCAGGTCTCGGCCGCAAGCATCATGCTGGTCCCGCTGTCGCTGCTGATCGATCATCCCTGGACGCTTCCCATACCCGGCTTCGACGTCTGGGCGGCGATCGTCGGCATCGCGCTGATTTCCACGGCGCTCGCTTACGTCCTGTTCTTCCGCATCCTGGAAACGGCCGGTGTCACAAACCTGATGCTGGTGACCTTCCTGATCCCGGTCAGCGCCATCCTGCTTGGCGCTTTGTTCCTCGGCGAAACGCTGGAACTCAAGCACTTCCTGGGCATGACCTTGATCGCGGCCGGTCTGGCGGCGATCGACGGGCGGCTTCTGCGCCTCTTTTCCCGGCCGGCCATCGACACCAAGTTAGAGTGCCGCGACAACGCTTGA
- a CDS encoding YciI family protein → MLYAVFCYNQEDVTNAWTKEQDEKVMHDLLAVQSKYAEAGRLGPVARLMPTTAATTLRHSHSETIVIDGPFAETKEQLLGFYVIDCASLDDALEFARDLSSANPAAGSYEIRPLAIYKPSELAS, encoded by the coding sequence ATGCTTTACGCCGTGTTTTGCTACAATCAAGAAGATGTCACGAACGCCTGGACCAAGGAGCAGGACGAAAAAGTCATGCATGATCTGTTGGCCGTACAGAGCAAATATGCGGAGGCAGGCCGGCTTGGGCCGGTGGCGCGCTTGATGCCGACGACGGCGGCGACGACGCTCCGGCACAGTCACAGCGAGACGATCGTAATCGATGGCCCGTTTGCCGAGACGAAAGAGCAACTGCTCGGTTTCTATGTCATCGACTGTGCGTCTCTCGATGATGCGCTCGAGTTCGCCCGTGATCTGAGTTCTGCCAATCCGGCCGCCGGCTCCTATGAAATCCGTCCTCTTGCCATCTACAAACCCAGTGAGCTTGCTTCATGA
- a CDS encoding RNA polymerase sigma factor, giving the protein MTDTAWIDLALVSARPQAVGALLRYFRNLDTAEEAFQEACIRALKTWPKSGPPRDPAAWLIFVGRNSGIDKVRRQSRETALPPEEILSDLEDQEGALADQLDGSHYRDDILRLLFVCSNPALPATQQIALALRIVSGLSVKQIARAFLVSEAAMEQRITRAKSRVAAAGLAFETPDAADRSDRLAAVATMIYLVFNEGYSAMNGPESVSADLCQEAIRLGRLLLQLFPAEPEIKGLTALMMIQHSRARARFDADGAVILLDDQDRSLWDRSLIDEALALIDRAMQYRQPGAYQIQAAIAALHARAERADETDWAQIDLLYQALERLQPSPVITLNRAVAVSKRQGPEVALAMIAPLAEKLSGYFYFHGLSGHLLKQLGKVREARVAFDHAIALATNAAECAYIRMQLDKLDETPGIEISERKI; this is encoded by the coding sequence ATGACAGACACAGCCTGGATAGACCTCGCTCTCGTTTCGGCCCGGCCGCAGGCCGTGGGCGCGCTGTTGCGCTATTTCCGCAACCTCGACACTGCCGAAGAAGCGTTTCAGGAGGCCTGTATCCGGGCTTTGAAGACCTGGCCGAAGAGCGGCCCGCCGCGCGACCCCGCCGCCTGGCTGATCTTCGTCGGCCGCAACAGCGGCATCGACAAGGTGCGCCGCCAGTCCCGCGAGACGGCGCTGCCGCCGGAGGAAATTCTTTCCGACCTCGAGGATCAGGAGGGCGCGCTCGCCGACCAGCTCGACGGCTCCCACTATCGCGACGACATTCTTCGCCTGCTGTTCGTCTGCAGCAATCCGGCGCTGCCGGCAACGCAGCAGATCGCGCTGGCGCTGCGCATCGTCTCGGGCCTTTCGGTCAAGCAGATCGCCCGCGCCTTCCTCGTCAGCGAGGCGGCGATGGAACAGCGGATCACGCGGGCCAAGTCGCGTGTCGCGGCCGCCGGCCTTGCCTTCGAGACCCCGGATGCGGCCGACCGGTCAGATCGGCTCGCCGCCGTCGCCACGATGATCTACCTCGTCTTCAACGAGGGCTATTCGGCGATGAACGGCCCGGAAAGCGTCTCGGCCGACCTGTGCCAGGAGGCGATCCGGCTCGGACGCCTGCTGCTTCAGCTTTTCCCGGCCGAGCCGGAGATCAAGGGGCTGACGGCGCTCATGATGATCCAGCATTCGCGGGCGCGCGCCCGCTTCGACGCCGATGGCGCCGTCATCCTGCTTGATGACCAGGACCGCAGCCTGTGGGACCGCTCGCTGATCGACGAGGCCTTGGCGCTGATCGACAGGGCGATGCAGTACCGCCAACCGGGCGCCTACCAGATCCAGGCGGCGATCGCGGCGCTGCATGCCCGCGCCGAGCGTGCGGATGAGACCGACTGGGCGCAGATCGACCTGCTCTACCAGGCGCTCGAGCGGCTGCAGCCCTCTCCGGTGATCACGCTCAATCGCGCAGTGGCGGTTTCGAAGCGTCAGGGGCCGGAAGTCGCGCTGGCGATGATCGCGCCCTTGGCGGAAAAGCTCTCCGGCTATTTCTATTTCCATGGCTTGAGCGGCCATCTCCTGAAGCAGCTCGGCAAGGTCCGCGAGGCGCGTGTGGCCTTCGACCATGCGATTGCGCTTGCGACCAACGCGGCCGAATGCGCTTACATCCGCATGCAGCTCGACAAGCTCGATGAAACGCCTGGTATCGAGATCTCCGAAAGAAAAATCTGA
- a CDS encoding DoxX family protein — MPAPTAKSIILGRFLSGVLVAFLIFDAVIKLVPLAVVTETMVALGYSADQGLARLLGILTLLCTVLYVIPRTSILGAILLTGYLGGAMATHLRAGSPLFTHLLFGFYLGVIAWGGLWLRDPRLRALIPFSN, encoded by the coding sequence ATGCCCGCCCCAACGGCAAAGTCGATCATCCTCGGCCGCTTCCTCAGCGGCGTGCTAGTCGCCTTCCTGATTTTCGATGCCGTCATCAAGCTTGTGCCGCTTGCTGTCGTCACCGAAACCATGGTCGCGCTCGGCTATTCCGCCGACCAGGGTCTGGCGCGGCTGCTCGGCATTCTCACATTGTTGTGCACGGTGCTCTATGTGATCCCGCGCACCTCGATCCTCGGCGCCATTCTGCTCACCGGCTATCTCGGCGGGGCGATGGCGACGCATCTGCGGGCCGGCAGCCCGCTCTTCACCCATCTGCTTTTCGGCTTCTATCTCGGCGTGATCGCCTGGGGCGGCCTCTGGCTTCGGGATCCGCGGCTGCGCGCCCTCATTCCCTTCAGCAACTGA
- a CDS encoding DUF1801 domain-containing protein, with the protein MTKKVNDYIAGLSGVPADVAKRLHGALLATGALNDAVKWGHPIYEAGGAVCLLKGAKDCVTFGFWRGAEMLDLDARLEKGGGKGDMAYIRLRTTDDVDDAQVARLVARGIELNRLKGDPMKAA; encoded by the coding sequence ATGACCAAAAAAGTCAACGACTACATTGCCGGCCTCTCCGGTGTCCCGGCCGACGTGGCGAAGCGCCTGCATGGTGCCCTCCTGGCCACAGGCGCGCTCAATGACGCCGTCAAATGGGGCCATCCCATCTATGAGGCCGGCGGCGCGGTCTGTCTGCTCAAGGGGGCAAAGGATTGCGTGACCTTCGGTTTCTGGCGCGGCGCCGAGATGCTTGATCTCGACGCACGCCTGGAGAAGGGCGGCGGCAAGGGCGACATGGCCTATATTCGCCTGCGCACCACCGATGACGTGGACGACGCTCAGGTCGCCCGGCTGGTGGCTAGGGGCATCGAGCTCAACCGGCTGAAGGGCGATCCGATGAAAGCCGCCTAG
- a CDS encoding glutathione S-transferase family protein: MILYYQTHSPFARKALVFAHEIGLADRLKVIHHETSPTRRNDEVYAENPLGKVPVLLREGEEPIFDSDVICAYLDTLHEGRKRIPEVGEPRWRALRMQSVAQVLAQTGIGLRWEWERRPEHLRYPELAKGYEEKIEVTYDWLEQTLSPEEDVDIGQIALATALSWMAFRYLPSFRNRPRLTRWFDAFEGRPSMQATPLSGETFD, encoded by the coding sequence ATGATCCTCTACTATCAAACCCACTCTCCCTTCGCCCGCAAGGCGCTTGTCTTTGCTCACGAGATCGGCCTTGCCGACCGGCTGAAAGTCATCCACCACGAGACGAGCCCAACGCGGCGCAACGACGAGGTCTATGCCGAAAACCCGCTCGGCAAGGTTCCGGTGCTGTTGCGTGAGGGCGAAGAGCCGATCTTCGACAGCGATGTCATCTGCGCCTATCTCGATACGCTGCACGAGGGACGCAAGCGGATCCCCGAGGTCGGCGAACCTCGATGGCGGGCGCTGCGCATGCAGTCGGTGGCGCAGGTTCTTGCCCAGACCGGGATCGGCTTGCGCTGGGAGTGGGAGAGGCGCCCCGAACATCTGCGCTATCCGGAACTCGCCAAGGGCTACGAAGAAAAGATCGAGGTGACCTACGATTGGCTGGAGCAGACGTTATCGCCCGAGGAAGACGTGGATATCGGGCAGATCGCGCTGGCGACGGCACTGTCCTGGATGGCGTTTCGCTACCTGCCGTCGTTTCGCAACCGTCCGAGGCTGACCCGCTGGTTCGATGCATTCGAAGGCCGGCCGTCGATGCAGGCCACGCCGCTGTCAGGTGAAACGTTCGATTGA
- the hemW gene encoding radical SAM family heme chaperone HemW, whose amino-acid sequence MQTATLSAIGDGMDPGFGVYVHWPFCAAKCPYCDFNSHVRHQPVDQPRFVAAFLKEMEEVRELSGPRTVTSVFMGGGTPSLMEPSTVDAILQGIARHWHVPDGIEITMEANPSSVEATRFHGYRAAGVNRVSLGVQALNDRDLKFLGRLHNVEDALKAIRLAREIFPRMSFDLIYARPNQTVEEWEHELKEAVSYAVDHLSLYQLTIEEGTPFYGLQKAGKLIVPDGEQSAVLYEATQDITAAIGMPAYEVSNHARPGAESRHNLTYWRYGDYAGIGPGAHGRLGIGNGKIATSTERKPEEWLRLVETHGHGMIERESLDLEAQSDELLLMGLRLKEGVDLARWQTLSGRDPDPEREQFLIDHGFIERLGNSRLRCTPAGMLILDAVVADLACP is encoded by the coding sequence ATGCAAACTGCCACGCTATCGGCGATCGGTGACGGCATGGACCCCGGTTTCGGGGTCTACGTGCATTGGCCGTTCTGCGCGGCCAAGTGCCCCTATTGCGACTTCAACAGCCATGTGCGCCACCAGCCGGTGGACCAGCCGCGTTTCGTTGCAGCTTTCCTTAAGGAAATGGAAGAGGTGCGCGAACTCTCCGGCCCGCGCACGGTCACCAGCGTGTTCATGGGCGGCGGCACGCCGTCCTTGATGGAGCCGTCGACGGTCGATGCCATCCTCCAGGGCATCGCTCGCCATTGGCATGTGCCCGACGGCATCGAAATCACCATGGAGGCGAACCCGTCGAGCGTCGAAGCGACGCGTTTCCACGGCTACCGCGCTGCCGGTGTCAATCGCGTCTCGCTCGGCGTCCAGGCGCTGAACGACCGCGATCTGAAGTTCCTCGGACGGCTGCACAATGTCGAGGACGCGCTGAAGGCGATCCGGCTGGCGCGCGAGATCTTCCCGCGCATGTCCTTCGACCTGATCTATGCCCGTCCGAACCAGACGGTCGAAGAATGGGAGCATGAGCTGAAGGAAGCCGTCTCCTATGCGGTCGACCATCTGTCGCTCTACCAGCTGACGATCGAGGAGGGCACGCCCTTTTACGGCCTGCAGAAGGCCGGCAAGCTGATCGTGCCTGATGGCGAGCAGTCGGCAGTGCTTTACGAGGCGACGCAGGACATTACCGCCGCCATCGGCATGCCGGCCTACGAAGTTTCAAACCACGCCCGCCCGGGTGCCGAGAGCCGGCACAACCTCACCTATTGGCGCTACGGCGACTATGCCGGCATCGGCCCGGGCGCCCACGGGCGCCTGGGCATCGGCAATGGCAAGATCGCGACCTCTACGGAGCGCAAGCCGGAGGAATGGCTGCGGCTCGTCGAGACCCATGGTCACGGCATGATCGAGCGGGAATCCCTCGATCTCGAAGCACAGTCCGACGAGTTGTTGCTGATGGGTCTGCGCCTCAAGGAAGGCGTCGACTTGGCGCGATGGCAGACGCTGTCCGGCCGCGACCCGGACCCGGAGCGCGAGCAGTTCCTGATCGATCACGGCTTCATCGAGCGGCTGGGCAATTCGCGTCTGCGCTGCACGCCGGCCGGCATGCTGATCCTCGACGCCGTGGTCGCTGATCTCGCCTGCCCCTGA
- the rdgB gene encoding RdgB/HAM1 family non-canonical purine NTP pyrophosphatase, producing MRKLDNKTLIVASHNAGKIREIRDLIGPLGFEAKSAADLNFIEPDETGTTFEENAAIKALASAKASGLPALSDDSGLAIDALDGAPGVYTANWAEREDGSRDFAMAMQKVEDALQEKGAKTPSERTARFVSVLCLAWPDGHVELFRGEVEGFVVWPPRGGQGFGYDPVFQPKGYETTFGEMSADEKHGWKPGDEEALSHRARAFKIFAETCLGA from the coding sequence ATGCGCAAACTGGACAACAAGACGCTGATCGTCGCCAGCCACAACGCCGGCAAGATCCGCGAAATCCGCGATCTCATCGGCCCGCTCGGCTTCGAGGCGAAGTCGGCCGCAGACCTCAACTTCATCGAGCCCGACGAGACCGGCACCACTTTCGAGGAGAACGCCGCGATCAAGGCGCTCGCCTCGGCCAAGGCCTCCGGCCTGCCGGCACTTTCGGACGATTCTGGTCTCGCGATCGACGCGCTCGATGGAGCGCCCGGCGTCTATACGGCCAACTGGGCCGAGCGCGAAGATGGCAGCCGCGACTTCGCCATGGCCATGCAGAAGGTCGAAGATGCGCTGCAGGAGAAAGGCGCCAAAACGCCTTCCGAGCGCACCGCCCGTTTCGTCTCGGTTCTTTGCCTTGCCTGGCCGGACGGTCATGTCGAGCTCTTCCGCGGCGAGGTCGAAGGTTTCGTCGTCTGGCCGCCGCGCGGCGGCCAGGGCTTCGGCTATGATCCGGTGTTCCAGCCCAAGGGCTACGAGACCACCTTCGGCGAGATGAGCGCCGACGAGAAACACGGCTGGAAGCCGGGTGACGAAGAGGCTCTGTCGCACCGCGCCCGCGCCTTCAAGATCTTTGCCGAGACCTGCCTCGGAGCCTGA
- a CDS encoding VOC family protein: protein MAPALEGILETALYVGDLDAAEAFYGGILGLAKITRAGNRHVFYRCGPGVLLIFNPAETLKPPIPHGTSGQGHMCFRVSAAALDAWKAKLEAAGIAIEADTRWPNGARSFYFRDPAGNSLECAEPGLWSIE from the coding sequence ATGGCCCCGGCGCTGGAAGGCATTCTCGAGACCGCCCTTTACGTGGGTGATCTCGATGCCGCCGAGGCCTTCTACGGTGGCATTCTCGGGCTCGCAAAGATCACGCGTGCCGGCAACCGCCACGTCTTCTATCGCTGCGGACCGGGCGTGCTTCTGATTTTCAATCCGGCCGAAACGCTGAAGCCGCCGATCCCGCACGGCACGAGCGGCCAGGGCCACATGTGCTTCCGGGTTTCCGCCGCAGCGCTGGACGCCTGGAAGGCGAAACTGGAAGCGGCGGGCATCGCGATCGAAGCGGACACCCGCTGGCCGAACGGGGCGCGGTCCTTCTATTTCCGCGACCCGGCCGGCAACAGCCTTGAATGTGCGGAACCGGGCCTCTGGTCCATCGAATGA
- the rph gene encoding ribonuclease PH, giving the protein MRPSGRKTDQMRKVSFERNFSKHAEGSCLVRFGDTHVLCTASLEEKVPAWLRNGGKGWVTAEYGMLPRATGERMRREAASGKQSGRTQEIQRLIGRSLRAVVDLPALGERQISIDCDVIQADGGTRTASITGAWIALHDCLKWMEARNMVKVEKVLKDHVAAISCGIFANQSVIDLDYLEDSAAETDANFVMTGSGGIVEIQGTAEGKPFSEEEFASLMGLAKTGIAELVALQKQAIAG; this is encoded by the coding sequence ATGCGGCCATCCGGCAGAAAAACCGATCAAATGCGCAAGGTTTCTTTCGAGCGCAATTTTTCCAAGCATGCGGAAGGCTCCTGTCTGGTGCGGTTCGGCGACACGCATGTGCTGTGCACTGCAAGCCTTGAGGAAAAGGTTCCGGCCTGGCTGCGCAATGGCGGCAAGGGCTGGGTGACGGCGGAATACGGCATGCTGCCGCGCGCCACCGGCGAGCGCATGCGACGCGAGGCTGCCAGCGGCAAGCAGAGCGGCCGCACCCAGGAAATCCAGCGGCTGATCGGCCGGTCGCTGCGCGCCGTGGTCGATCTGCCGGCGCTCGGCGAACGCCAGATCTCGATCGACTGCGACGTCATCCAGGCCGATGGCGGCACGCGCACTGCCTCGATCACCGGCGCCTGGATCGCGCTCCACGACTGCCTGAAGTGGATGGAAGCCCGCAACATGGTCAAGGTCGAGAAGGTCCTGAAGGATCATGTCGCCGCCATTTCCTGCGGCATCTTCGCCAACCAGTCGGTAATCGATCTCGATTACCTCGAAGATTCCGCTGCCGAGACCGACGCCAACTTCGTCATGACCGGCTCCGGCGGCATCGTCGAGATCCAGGGCACGGCCGAAGGCAAGCCGTTCTCGGAAGAGGAATTCGCGAGCCTGATGGGCCTTGCCAAGACCGGCATTGCCGAACTGGTCGCGCTGCAGAAGCAGGCGATCGCCGGCTGA
- the hrcA gene encoding heat-inducible transcriptional repressor HrcA gives MVLRNPGAKEIAAALDERSGEIFRRIVETYLTSGEPLGSRNLSRLLPMALSPASVRNVMSDLEDLGLIYSPHVSAGRLPTQTGLRFFVDAFMQVGNLSPEDRASIDRHVRRDDHTQPVDTLLTEASQMLSGMSRGAGLVITAKADPVLKHVEFIRLAPTKALAVLVGEHDQVENRIIELPAGVTSSQLTEAANFLNAHLAGQTIAEVRAQLEKVKLTVRGELDALSQDLVERGLAIWSGNEGDEKPARLIVRGRANLLEGLEGAEDIDRLRMLFDDLEKKDSMIELLDLAESGPGVRIFIGSENKLFSLSGSSLIVAPYRDGEDRIVGAVGVIGPTRLNYSRIVPMVDYTAQLMSRLSR, from the coding sequence ATGGTACTGCGCAATCCCGGAGCAAAGGAAATCGCCGCGGCGCTCGACGAGCGCTCGGGCGAAATCTTCCGTCGCATCGTGGAGACCTATCTGACGAGCGGCGAGCCGCTCGGCTCGCGCAACCTGTCGCGGCTTTTGCCAATGGCGCTGTCGCCTGCCTCCGTGCGCAACGTGATGAGCGATCTCGAAGATCTCGGTCTCATCTATTCGCCGCATGTCAGTGCCGGTCGCCTGCCGACCCAGACGGGCCTGCGCTTCTTCGTCGACGCCTTCATGCAGGTCGGAAATCTATCGCCCGAAGATCGCGCCTCGATCGACCGCCATGTCCGGCGCGACGACCATACCCAGCCGGTCGATACGCTTTTGACCGAAGCGAGCCAGATGCTGTCGGGCATGTCGCGCGGCGCGGGTCTCGTCATCACCGCCAAGGCCGATCCGGTGCTGAAGCATGTCGAGTTCATCCGCCTGGCGCCGACCAAGGCGCTGGCCGTGCTCGTCGGCGAACATGACCAGGTGGAAAACCGCATCATCGAGCTCCCGGCCGGCGTCACCAGTTCGCAGCTCACGGAAGCGGCGAACTTCCTCAACGCCCATCTCGCCGGACAGACGATCGCCGAGGTGCGGGCGCAGCTCGAAAAGGTGAAATTGACGGTGCGCGGCGAGCTCGACGCGCTGTCGCAGGATCTTGTCGAGCGCGGTCTCGCCATCTGGTCGGGCAACGAGGGCGACGAGAAGCCGGCGCGCCTGATCGTGCGCGGCCGCGCCAACCTGCTCGAAGGCCTCGAGGGTGCCGAGGACATCGACCGGCTCAGAATGCTGTTCGACGATCTCGAAAAGAAGGACAGCATGATCGAGCTGCTCGATCTCGCCGAAAGCGGCCCTGGGGTGCGGATATTCATAGGCTCGGAAAACAAGCTGTTTTCGCTTTCCGGCTCGTCGTTGATCGTCGCGCCCTATCGCGATGGCGAGGACCGCATCGTCGGCGCCGTCGGCGTCATCGGGCCGACGCGGCTCAACTACTCGCGCATCGTTCCGATGGTCGATTATACCGCGCAGCTGATGTCGCGGCTTTCGCGCTAA